The Nicotiana tabacum cultivar K326 chromosome 14, ASM71507v2, whole genome shotgun sequence genome contains a region encoding:
- the LOC107789100 gene encoding auxin-responsive protein IAA4, translating to MEILVAHQKDLNLKATELRLGLPGSEDQESEQKILSNSKNNKRALPQSADDAEDCESKSSSDVKAPPVSKAQIVGWPPVRSYRKNNIQPKKTETESGMYVKVSMDGAPYLRKIDLKMYKCYPELLKALENMFKLTIGEYSEREGYKCSEFAPAYEDKDGDLMLVGDVPWEMFMSSCKRLRIMKGSEARGLGCGV from the exons atggaaattttagTGGCACATCAAAAAGATCTGAATCTCAAAGCAACTGAGCTCAGATTAGGTTTACCAGGCTCAGAAGATCAAGAATCTGAACAAAAAATCttgtcaaattccaagaataacaAAAGGGCTTTGCCTCAATCAGCTGATGATGCAGAAGATTGTGAATCAAAGTCTAGTTCTGATGTCAAAGCCCCGCCTGTTTCCAA ggcacaaatagTGGGATGGCCACCAGTGAGATCTTACAGAAAGAATAATATCCAACCAAAGAAAACAGAAACTGAATCTGGAATGTATGTCAAAGTTAGCATGGATGGAGCACCTTATCTTAGAAAAATTGATCTGAAAATGTACAAGTGCTATCCTGAACTGCTAAAAGCTTTGGAGAACATGTTCAAACTCACTATTGGTGAATACTCAGAAAGAGAAGGCTACAAATGTTCTGAATTTGCACCTGCTTATGAAGATAAAGATGGTGATTTGATGCTTGTTGGTGATGTTCCTTGGGA AATGTTTATGTCATCATGTAAGAGGCTGAGAATAATGAAAGGATCAGAAGCAAGAGGCTTGGGTTGTGGAGTATAA